A window of bacterium genomic DNA:
TTATTATCGGCTTATTCAACCACCCACGACACTATCCGGTTATGGCAGCGTGTTGGGCCAATATATGTTCGTTAATACCTGAGCAGAAGATTCGGGAGTTATCGGCTCGGTTGCATGCAAAGCCGCATCTTTTTGGCAATCCCCTTGAAAAACCACATCCAAACTTCCCGTCGCATTTGGTCCAAGGGCGCGCAGAGTGAGTGAACTTGCATCTGACACTGCGTTAAATATCCCTTGAGCGGTATGTATTGCATCCTGCATAATTCGCTCCCGGTTAAAAGCCCCTGATTCGAGCTTAAAGGAAACCGTGATATTTAAGCTGCGCGGATCGATTGTTATATTAGTAATACGATTCGCGAGTTCCGGATTGCGCTGCGAAAGGCTATTGAAAAATCTTTGTTCTAAAACGGTGACTGCTATTGCCGGTTGTAATCTGGGTGGATTAGGGGGCGGAATATTATTTAATTCGGTCGGCGCCTGATTCTGAATTGGAACAGGCGTTGGCGTAATAATTGGCGCTGATGGCTTAGCGATTATCGGCGGTCCAACTGGTGCTGTGGTTGGCTGCTTTCGCATTAACATTATAGAAAGAAAAACAACGAGTACAATCAAAACCCCAATAATGCCAAGTAGGGCGTATGCCCATTTCGGAGGCGGTGTGTTGGGTTGATATTGAGTGTTG
This region includes:
- a CDS encoding tetratricopeptide repeat protein, with the translated sequence MLVCDKCFTKLPESAVFCLECGAPVKCDNPDNVALEGSDREVYAELTNANLLRMRGQWAEAENMCIGILRRFPNNATSHTLLGDICRDQGRIDDSIEWYQMALDLNPNGVGERVKLEDLQQRKNEMEEARVANTQYQPNTPPPKWAYALLGIIGVLIVLVVFLSIMLMRKQPTTAPVGPPIIAKPSAPIITPTPVPIQNQAPTELNNIPPPNPPRLQPAIAVTVLEQRFFNSLSQRNPELANRITNITIDPRSLNITVSFKLESGAFNRERIMQDAIHTAQGIFNAVSDASSLTLRALGPNATGSLDVVFQGDCQKDAALHATEPITPESSAQVLTNIYWPNTLP